TGGCCACGGGGAGGCGCACGAGAACCGCAGTGCGCACGCACGGCACGAACAGTTATGGCGGCCGGCGGCATGTTTGGGTCACGCAAGCGCGCGTGGAGTGCGTTCGTACGACCGAGGTTAGCCATGGCCGACGTCCAAGGTCAGCGCAAGACGAGCTGTTGCCGAATCTCGCGGGAGTGGTGCTGGGCGCATGTAGGTGAGTGCGTGCTCatggcgtgggggggggggggggggggggggcgtgtagGTGTATGTGTGCTTGTGGCGTGGGGCGTGCTCGTGGCAGTTGCTCGGCTGCCATGGCCATGGTGGCCATGAAGCTCACAGCTCGCACGCGGACAGAGGGCTCGGGCGTCCATGCCAAGGGGAGCGGCGTCGGGTTGCTCGCCCGTTTTTTTTGAAACAATTTAACAACTAGATTTAATCGTACGAAAGACTGAAGGTATTCAAGCAGACACGACGTTGAACCACCACCGTTTTTGAAATCACAACGGCCAGAGTTATAGGTTCGAAAAAAAAACTTAATTCGACGAGGAGGGCCACCCTGCGCAAGTGCCAAACGTCATAAGGCCAGCATGAATTCTTTTTCGGCCTCCTCAAGCCTAGGCCACCCATACGCCTCCGCTTTTCTCCATTTTCCCGATGTCCTCTGTATTGTACTTTTTATCATCACGCATCAACGCTCGATCTCCTCGGCGCTCAGCCGCCCCTAGTGACCGGTGATAGTTATGTTCTTGTTGCACGTACCTGCAGTATGTTGTCAGCGTCGATTTCAAAGGTAACGTTGATCTTCGGCTGGCCCCTGGGCGCTGGGGGGATGCCACGGAGAGTGAACTTCCCGAGGAGGATGTTGTCCTTGGTTTCCGACCCCTCGCCTTGGTACACCTGAAACAGCACTTGTGTCTGGTTGTCGTAGCAAGTCGTGTAAACCCTCTCCTTCTTGACCGGGATGGTAGTGGTCTTCGGGATCAGCACGCTCATGACACCACCTTCCGTCTCCACCCCAAGTGAGAGTTGTGTGACCTCGAGCAGGACTACATCCCGCACTTCCTTGAAGCCCTCATCGTTGAGGAGCGCTGCCTTTACAGCGGCACCATAGGCGGCAGCCTCGTCCGGGTTGATACTTGTGCAGAGTTCATTCCCGTCAAAGAAATCCCGGAGCAGCTCTTGGACTTTCGGGATCCGGGAGGAGCCACCCACGAGCAAGATGTCATCGATCATAGACTTGTCCATATTGGCGTCGCTCAGGCACTTCTCCACATGCACAATGCAATTGCTGAAGAGGTCCATGTTGAGCTCCTCGAACTTTGTGCGGGTGATGACACCATAGAAGTCGATGCCGTCGTGAAGTGAGTCGATCTCAACGGTTACCTGGGACGCATAGGAGAGCACCCTCTTGGCCTTCTCGCAGGCCGTCCTGAGCCGGCGAAGCGCCGTTCGGTTTTTCCTGATGTCATTCTTCTTGTACTTCTTAAGGAACTCCCGCACTAAGTGTTTCACCATGTGGGTGTTGAAATCCTCGCCGCCGAGGTGTGTGTCACCGGCCGTGGCCTTGACCTGAAAGATGTCCATCTCAATGTCGGCACTCCGATCAACTTTGACAATGGAGACGTCCAAGGTACCGCCACCAAGATCAAACACAAGCACAGTCTTGACTTCGTCAATGGGTGACATCTTGCCCAAACCATAGGCAAGGGCAGCGGCAGAGGGCTCGTTGATGATGCGCATGACATTGAGGCCGGCGATGGTGCTGgcatcaatggttgcttgcctctGGGAATCCGTGAAGTAGACCGGGACGGTAATGACAGCATTCTTCACCTCGGTGCCGAGGTAGGCCTCGGCGATCTCCCGCATCTTGCCGAGAACCATGGCTGAGATCTCCTCGGCCTTAAACTGCTTCTCCACGTCCATATACTGCACCACGATCATCGGCCGGTCGCTGGGACCGGAGACAACTTTGAATGGCCACGTGGACGTCTTGATGTCTCCTTGCACCAACGCATCGCTAAAATGCCGGCCAATAAGTCGCTTCACATCTGAATGGAATAAAGATTCGTTATTAGTCATGTGTATTTTTTGTAGCAACGATATAGCCATACAAACattcagaagaaaaaaattaaTAGATATGCAAATTTTACATTCTTTTGAGACGTGGGAGTAAATCAATCTGCAGATTATGGTACAAATCGCAGACATAGGCCACCCGTGCATTCTTCAATGTAATGCTAGCTGGCAGCAGCATATGAATTCATGATAAGTTGGAAGGGCTTGCTTAGCGGAAACTGAACAAATGTATTGTGCCAGAATCATATATACTACCTTTTCTCGAAACAGATACCACTTTTTTTTCTTCTGTGGAAAAATTTCTTTGTTATTACTATCATCTTGGGATAAGAAACTAGTCAAAAACTTTTGGGAGGAGAAATCAACACAGAAAATGGAATACCTAGCTATCACCAAAAAAATCTTTGTGAACTGTTCACTTAGCTTGGCGACTGCTCCTGATGTCAAAAAAAAAAAGCGTGGTGACTGCTCCCTGATTTTAGCTAACGGTCGCTTAAATTTTTCGTAGAACTCATACTTACGAATAGAACTGCTCCTAAAAAAAGTCAGAGATCTGGAAGCGGATGGCAGCGGTTCCCCTAAAAAAAGATCTGGCATTGGACTAATCACTACCCAAAAAGGCTATCGGACTAATCATTTGGTAGccgaagagaataagcttttagcATAAATTAAAATTCTACTCCGCAGGTGTAAGATGAAAGCAGTTATGCATCAAGGAGTAGCTAGGGTAAGATATCTGATCTCACCGAAGATGGTGTTGACGGGGTTCATGGCGGCCTGGTTCACAGCCGCGTCGCCGATGAGCCTCCATGCGTCGGTGAAGGCaacgcaggacggcgtggtgaagTTGCCCTGGTCGTTGGCGATGACCTCCACACGGTTGTGCGACTTCCGCCAGACGGCCACGCAGGAGTAGGTCGTCCCGAGGTCGATGCCGATCGCCGGCCCGTCGCCCTTCGCGCCTGCTGCCATCTCCACGCGACAAAAGTGGCAGAGGAAAAGGAATAGTGTGACGCTTGGGAATTGCAGGGTTCTATTTAAACGCGTAGTGGAGGAAGGCGAGAGGGCCGTAGGCTGGAAACTAGCTATAGCTAGGAATACGAGGTAGGAGTAGTAGTTGTACTCGGAAGCCGAAGAAGTTTACACTGGTCAACGAACCTCAGCAGTAATTACACAAGCCAGATGTACTCCGTGATTTGAAGGGTTGTTCGTGCATTTGAATCCGGTAGAGTTTTTATCACACCATTGGAGATGAAagatttttttttcgaaacggaggcaaaaaaattgcctcatcgattaattaagaagaagagaattgccagTTAATTTACGGAAAACTGGGCGAAAACCGATACAAACAACCCAGAAGAGGGCTACTCATAGAGCACGAAGCACCACGAACACATACACTGCTCACCCAATGCTCATAACACACAACACTCACAACCCTCAACACTTGATGAGAACATCGATGCAATGACTCCGAAGATCAAAGCCACGACGACGACACGAGAATGTGAGCACTATCCATCATGAAATCACGTATGCGCTTAGCTTAGCCCCGCTCCTCCTCGTGCTCTTcgccggcggccactccggccccggcgtccaCTCCCCTGCGCTCGCTCCGGCGCCTTGTGCCGGCGGCCCCCATGGCCTCCATCTCCCCCTCCCCTTCCGCCGGGTTGGGTCGGACTCGCGAGCTCCGCTGGCGCGACGACAGCCCGACGGGCACGCCTTGTGGTCACCGTCCGCGGCCGTGATCGCCGCTCTCCTCCGCGGCCGCGGCGTGCtccgcccgcgcctcgccgccccccGCGCCGCCACTCCTCCCGGGATCCTCTTCGCCGGGACCCCCCTCCTCGGGCTGCCGAGTGCCCCCGCTGCCTCAGCCCCAGTCTGGATCACCGCCGCAACGAATGTCGTCGGGACGTCCGCTGCCGGCGCTGCCGCCACTACGGCCACATCGCCCGGTACTGCACCTCCCCGCGCTCTCCCCGCCCCTCCGCCTCTCCGCCGCCCAAGCGGCCTCGCCCCTATTCCCCTAGCTCGTCGGAGGCGAGCGTGGCCGGTCCCTGCGTCCCCGCATTTTCCGGGGCCAGGACTGTGTCGTCCTCCCTGGCGGCTTCGGTGGACTCTCCCCTGCCAGTTGTGTCGCCCTCGCTTGCGGCCTCGGCGGGCTCTTCTCTGCCGGCCTCGGCGTCCCCTTCTCCTTCCGCGCCGGCCTCGGCTTCCATCCCGCCCCCAGACAAGTCTGGCTCCTCGTCCGGGGCGGCCACCCCCCTGTCTGGCCACCCTTCGTTGCGCCCAGCCGCGGCGGTCTGCTATCTCCCGTGGTCTGCGGAGCTGGAGATGGCGGAGTCGGCGCTGGGTTTGGCCCTCATCGGCACCCTCGCTGGCAACCGCGTTGGCATCTGCGTCGACGAGGTCACCGACGCCCTCATGGCGCGTTTCAAGCTCCACCGTGGGGACTTCTCGGTTCACCTTCATCACCCGGATGATTTCCTGATCCGCTTCCGCTCCATGGAGGATCGCGCCCGTGTCGCCGCTGGTTGCCTCCGTTCGCAGCGCTTCCGGCTGGTCTTTAGCCTCTAGAGccgccttgccggcggcgagcccTTCTCCGCGTGGTTCCGTGTGCGCATCGTGATGCGCGGTATCCCCGACCACGCATGGGGCCGTTCCTCTGCTCTCACCCTTCTAGCCCCTTTCTGTCTCATCGATGAGATTGCGCCAGAGACCAGTTCGGGGCAAGACTTGTCGGTGTTCCGCCTCTCCGCCTGGACGGCCAACCCGGACGCCATTCCGCGCTCTTCCGAGCTGCTGCTGCCGGAACGGGACGGCATGCCGTTCGATGCCGACCCGGATCATGTGTCCCGCTTCGCACGCCCGCTGCTTCGTTTCCCTGTGTCCATTCATGTCGAGGAGACAGAGGACTACCATTTTCCCAGCCAGTCACCGCCGCCCGTCCCCGGTGCGGATCCCAACGCTGACCGTGCCTCGGATCCCTGCTGCTCTGCGTCTGACCCCCCTACTGTCAGCAACCCTGCTTTGCTTTTGGATAAAGCAAGGCCTGCCGCGTCAAGCTCTGTTGACCGGATTCAAACGCCGCCGCCCGCTCCCGTGCCGCTTTTGGAGCCCGCCTCGGTTGCGACACGCGCCAGTTCCGTGTTGACCGCCGCGGCTCCAGAACCTTCCCCACAACGCACCCGGTCTCCATCGCCCCCACCTTCTCCTGTGCTGCTTTTGGCGCCTTCCCCGGAAGTGACACGCGCCAGCCCTGCGCTAGCTGGCACAGATCTCGTTCTGACAGCCGGCCTGGCCCCCCTTACAGCGTTATCTCCTGTCCCTACCCCAGCTGGTGCGCCAGACGCGTCCTCTGCTCCAATCGGTGACACTGTTGCTGCTGGCCCCACCGGGCCACCGACTGGCTGCAGCGCGCTGGTTTCCGAGGATGATTCGCCTCCTGCTTTGGATCGGTCGTCCCTGGCGGCTAATGATGATCACCTCGTGGGCCCGTCCCCGTCCCCCGACGTCGTGCATGGCCAGGTCACTTCGACCCATGCTGCGGCCTAGGATGCACCATGTCTCCCCAACCCATGCAGGGCCATGCAGCCATACTCCCGACCAGATCAGCTCAAGGAATTCATTTCCTCCATCTCCGCTCCGGTGTCTCCGGTTCTGCCTACCCCCAGTCCGCGACGCGGTAGGGCTGCCCTCCCGCCTAGCTTCACCCCGGGCCGTAGTGCACGCATTGCCAAGGCCGACCGTGGGTTAGATTCTGAGGCAAAAGCCAAGCGCGTTCTACTTCTCCGCTTGGGCCTCCTCAAGGAAGACGAGCCAGTCTCGGACGCAATTCTCGTCCGCTCCAACAAGCTATTCGAGCTGCCTTTGGCCATTGATGTCGTGCGCGCCTTTGCCGATTTCTACGGTTGGAGCATCCCACAGTCCGTCCTTGGAAGCTTGGCGCCCTCCCCTTCACTGCCATGCCCGTCCGCGGCATGATCCTAGCCTTTTGGCTCCCCGTGTGATACTCATTTCTTAATGATAGACAACCTCAAAGTTGTATTTTGGAACGTGTGCGGTCTTAATAGCCGTGCTAAGCGCACCGCTGTCCGCATGGTGATCCACTCCGCCTCGCGTTGTATTGTTTGCATTCAAGAAACTAAACTTTCTTCGGTCTCGTCGGCGCTCGTAATTGAGACTCTGGGTTCCCCCTTTGATGGGTTCTTTTGGTTACCGGCGGATGGTACACGCGGCGGGATCATCCTTGCGTGGCAATCTGCCGAAGTCGCTCTGTCCAACCCGATCGTTGGCGATCATCACGTCTCGGCTGTGGTGACTCCACCCCTTGGCGGCCCCCATTGGTGGATCACGGGTGTCTATGGCCCTCAGGGGGATGACGCTAAAATTGCCTTCCTCAACGAGCTCCAAGTCCTGTGGAGCAACATTTCTGGCCCCTGGCTCTTAGGTGGTGACTTCAACCTTGTCACATCGGCGGCGGATAAGAATAATGGCCGGATTAACAGGCGCACCTCCAACCGTTTCCGTCGTTTCATTTCGGACCACGGTCTCCATGACATCTACCTTCATGGAAGACGCTATACTTGGTCTAACGAGCAAGTTGTTCCTACCCTTGTCAGGAACGACCGAGTTCTCTGTACTGCCTCGTGGGAGGTGACTCACTCCCAGTGCCTGCTACGATGCCTCTCCTCCGCGGCTTCGGATCACTACCCGCTGCTAATTGACTGTTCTGCTCGTTCCCATGGAGGTCGGCGCTTTCACTTCCAAAAATTTTGGCCTTCCCTCGATGGCTTCCATCAGGTGGTTAAGGATGCTTGGTGCTCTGTAGCACCTGACCCGGATCCTTTCCGGCATTTCTTTGCGCGCCTCAAGGCCACGGCGTGGTGTCTTCAACGCTGGAGCTCGCGCTCCATGATCACGCTCTCCACGCAGCTCGGCATTGCGCGTGAACTCATCGCCCGTTTCGACGCGGCTCAGGATCTCAGAACACTCTCCCCCACCGAGGCTTGGTTGCGCCGCGAGCTCAAGCTAAAATACCTGGGCCTGGCTTCTCTGGAGCGGTCGATCACTCGTCAGCGTATTCGGCTGCGATGGCTCAAGGAGGGTGAGGCATCCGCGGCCTTCTCCAAAATTCACGCTTCTCACCGTGCCCGCAAGAACCATATGGTCGACCTCACTGTCAACGGAGTCCGCGTTTCTGGCGAGTCGGACCTAGCTAGGGCCGCCTTCAATCACTTCTCCTCTGCTTTGGGGACACAGAGCGACAGAGCCACATCCCTAAACCTTGATGCCATTGGCCAACCCGGTGCTTTTGACCTATCCCCTCTCGAGGAACCTTTTACCGCCAAGGAGATATTGGCCGCCATCAAGAAGCTCCCTTCTGACAAGTCGCCCGGCCCGGACGGCTTCACTGCGGAATTCCTGCGCTCATGTTGTGATATCATCAAGGATGACCTGTGCGAGGTTTTTGCCAAGCTTTACTCCCTCAACGGCCAGGCTTTCCAACGTCTTAACGAGGCTCTCATCACTCTCCTGCCCAAGAAGCCGGATGCGACCACGCTCTTCGACTACCGTCTGATCAGCCTCATACACTTGGTGGCAAAGCTTTTTGCTAAAGTTCTTTCCCTTCGCCTTGCACCGAGGTTGGGGGAGCTTGTCTCCCTAAGCCAGAGTGCGTTCATTGCTGGTAGAAGTGTCCATGACAACTTCTTGCTTGTTCAACAGACAGCGAGGAAGCTGCACCAACTCAAGCACCCACGGGCCCTCCTGAAGCTTGATATCGCCCGGGCCTTCGACTCGGTCTCCTGGGCCTTTCTCCTTCAGGTGTTGCAGCACTTGGGCTTTGGCCCAAGGTGGCGGGAGTGGGTATCCATCCTCGTTTCCATGGCTTCCATGCGCGTCTTGATTAATGGTACTCCAGGCCCTCCCATTGCCCACTGCAAGGGGCTCCGGCAGGGCGACCCTATTTTGCCTATGCTCTTCGTGCTGGTCATAGATGCTCTCAACTCGCTCCTCCAACATGTCGTGGCGTCCAGCGCCATTAGGAGGCTTACCTAGCGCCACGCCGCATCTAGTGTGTCTTTGTTCGCGGACGACGTTGTGGTCTTCTGTCACCCCGACACTTTTGAGCTGTCCACAGTCAGTAAGCTCCTGGAGTTCTTTGGCGACGTCTCCGGCTTATGCACGAACTTCTCCAAGTGCTTAGTCGTGCCCATCCAGTGCCCCCCGGACATCGCCCAGTCCGCTGGGGCAGTGCTATCCTGCCCGGTTTCCTCTTTTCCGGTGACATACTTGGGCCTCCCCCTTTCCCTCCGAAAAGTCCCGCCCTCCCACCTGATGCCCCTAGTCGACAAGCTCCTCCGCAAGTTGGCTACTTGGAAGGCAGCTCTCCTCACGCGTGGTGAGCGCTTGGCCTTGGTCCGGCATGTGTTATCTGCCATGCCCGTGCACATCTTACTCGCAATGGCTCTCTCTCCTCCTATTCTCAAGAAGGTCAACAGAATCATCTGGGATTTCCTGTGGCATGGACGCAAAGACGCGCGTGCGGGTTCTTGTCTTGTTAGTTGGGCGCGAGTCTGCCGCCCCATCGAGCTTGGAGGGCTTGGCATTCGGGACTTGCACTGCACTGGTATTTCTCTGCGCGTACGATGGCTCTGGCTACAGGCCACGGATCACAGTCGCCCTTGGTCTCACCTCCAGCTTCCTCATGATGCCGAGGTTGCCCAGTTTTTCCGTGCCTCCACTTCTTGGATCGTGGGTAATGGGACTTCTTGCCGCTTCTGGACCAATCCGTGGCTTGAGGGCAACTCCATCTCGACCCTTGCTCCCGCCCTGGTGGCCCTTGTCccgcccaggaggtggcgcacccaCATGGTCGCCACGGCGCTTATTGATCGCTCATGGATCTCGGACATCCAGGGATCGCTTGGTCCTGCGGCCACGCTTGAATACGTTGACATTTGGCACAAGGTTCAGCACGTGGTTCTCTCGTCCCAGCCTGATACCCTTCGTTGGAAATGGACCGAGAATGGTGTGTACTCGGCATCCTCCTGCTGTGTTGCTTTATTCAACGGCTCCACAACACCCGAGCACTGGCGTCTGATTTGGAAGTCTGGCGCGCCCCTTTCGGTGAAGTTTTTCATATACCTAGCTTCCTTGAACCGATGCTGGACTGCCGACCGGCTTACTCGGCGAGGTCTTCAGCACGAGCCGACATGCGTCTTCTGCCTCCAGGAGCCAGAGACTTTGCAACACATCTTGGTGGAATACATTTTTGCTCGGACTGTCTCGCATGAGATCCTCAGCTGGTACTCCCCCTCCACCCTCCCACCCGACGGATCTTGCGGCTTCTTCGATTGGCTCTCGGTGGGTACCTGCTACCACTCGCCGCGGCCTCACTACCTTGGCTGGCCTTGTGGCCTGGACACTTTGGCGCCACCGAAATGCGGTTATCTTTGACAAGATCGCCCCGTCTACCCCGACCGTGGTCACCGCTATTCAAGACGATGCACGCTCCTGGGCCATCGCCGGAGCCAAAGAACTTAGTGCTTTTATTCCTGTAACCTGATCTTGTATGAGGGGCTGAGCAACCCCATCGCTATATGCTCACTTGAGCGCCACGGACACGCCTTCTTGCGTACGTGTTTGTGGCGTTTGCCTGTTGTATTCCTCCCTTCTCTCTATCAATGCAAAGATACGCTACAaagcgtattcgagaaaaaaaatcaCGTATGCCTTTTCTTTGCCGTCACACTTCTTGCGTTTGTTTCTCTTTGATTTCACCTTCACGAGGCAACCATCTGTCTTGCCGAATGTCGAGCGATCAGTCACCAAGCGGCTCTCAAAAGCCGGTTCCAACACACCACACACATCCACATTCTTCAGATGCACACATGACAAAGATAAGTCATGTTCCTCACATGAGGTCACCGACGAGTCCATCTTCATATTTTTCACTGACAGACTCATACAAACCTCCCTAAGCTCAGGCATGATCTTCAACACCGAAGCCACGACAACGGCCATGGACTCGTCCTCAGTGGAAGACAATATAGGGGGCGAGGTAGGCATCGATGCTGAATTGTCTCCACCACGGGGAGAAACATCCGAATAACTCCGCCCCCTTGTCCTCTCCAAAGCAAACACCGTTTGCACAAGGAGCATGCGACGTCAAAGTAGTCTTCAACATAGTCGAGATGGCGGAGAGTCCACTCAGAGTAGCCTCCGCTCGCTCCAAAAAACCTTTCAACCCGCGCCAGACAGCCTTGCAACAGCATAGTCTGATCCAGAGCGGACTTCACCACCACTTCAGACTGGGTTGTTGAATTAGCAGAAGTAGAGACGACAGATGCCCAAGATCCACAGTGAAGTGACTTGGAGGGGAGCGTGGATTTCATCGAACCCTCGCATGAAGCAGGAGCAGGACGATGCACGGAGGTGGCGCAGGACACATGCGGCATGGCAAGGCATGCCAGCGAGCTTAGAGGACGCCAGGGATTGCGGCATCCACGCACACGGTGACCGTTTTCCAAACAACGGGAGCACCGTAGCGGATCTCTGCAATGAGATGCACGGTGCCCATGAGCGAGGCACCTGCAACATCTACCGTAAAGCCAAGAAGGGATGGGACGTGGAGCCACTTTCGGTGATGGTGACGGCATCGGAACACGCGGGCTGCGCCACGGAAGCACCTCCTGCCAATCTCCACTTGTGTCCGCCTCATGCTCCACGCACATCCCGCCCGACTCGAGGGCTTGGTAGCACCCGAGGTGTCTGGGGAGCTAGCacctcttcatcatcttcatcgtcgtcttcGTTGTCACCAGCGGAGGCCCAAAACATAGATCGTGGCACAATGGTCAGTTCGTCCCCCATGCCAATGACGCTGCACTCCCGTTCCTCTGCATTGTCCTTGTTGATGACATTGGCCGGGAAACGAGGGCCTACAGCAGCACCGGCAAGGAGGACAGGAGCCGGCAGCAGCACATCCGAGGTCGCATCGACAAGCGGGACGGGGCGGTGGGCATTGGGGCCGAAGCAGCTGCCGCAGGCCTGGGATATGGCACGAGCGAGGCCTTCACACCCCCATCTTCCTTCCTGAATCTGTAGGTTGGGGGTTGCGGCCGTGGTCGAGAGCGGACGCCGGAAGACGGGTTGGTGACAACAACTAGAGCGCTCGACGCTGAGCATGGCTTGGTCTTCATGGCTGCTCCCACATCGCCAGCAGCACctagcagcggcagcggcggagcaGAGAACTCACGAGCAAGGGACCTCCAACCTGGACTCGGGGAAGCAGAGGAGACCACGGCACCGAGCCCTTGACGAATCGACGCTGACGGCGGGAGAATGACGACTGCAGCCGCGGTGGAAGACGACGCTGGATCGACGGCCGCCGCAGACGTTCGCGACAGCGGCATCACTGGGCGGGCCGAGAGACGGGGCAGCACCGAGTCCGTAGTGGGAGAGCACGCCGCGAGGAGCTCAGATCCGGTGTCAGCGGCCGCAACGGAGGTCGGAGGCCGGagatccaggcggcggcggcggcgcatgcCCAGCCGCCACTTCCGCGGTCGCAAGAGCGCCATAGTTACCCACTCTACTCATGCACTGCGAGCAACATCTTTTTACTGGAGATGGAAGATTGATAGTCATCATAAGTAAATTCAGAGGGAAAATGTATAACAAAATGCATTTGTATCACCGATTGCTCTTTTCGCTATGACTTCTGTACACGTATACGTGTTCAATCAATTATATTTAGGGGTGTGCTACGCGTTGCTGGCTCATCTTTTTTAAAAATCAGCCGGGTCGGGAGCCATCAGATCTAGCGCTTCGAGTAGCTAAGCGACGCCTCCATCATTGCAATAGAGATCTTGTTGCAGAAATTTTTTGCGTCCATTTTTTTCAATAGAGGTCTTGTTGCATTTTTTAGCAACAAAGTTGATATTGCAGATTTTTTTCCCACACAAGGATACAACCCATGGGGTGGTGGTGTCTCTCAGCTACAGGCGGTGCAGAGGATCACCCGGCGTGACGCGACAAACTAGTTCACGGCGGTGGCACGCACACTGGTGACGCGAGAGGAATGGTGACGTGGTGGAGAAAAGTCGGGGATGAGCAGATCCGGGTGATGGCACAACTTGGGCCCGCGTAGTAATATGCAGTAGCACAACGAGAGGAGCAAGATGAAGGGAGGAGGCAGTGGTGGGGTACCTCGACTGGCAGCGGAGCGGGCGGGAGACGGCGGTTTTCGGCAGGGTCGCACTGGTGCTCCCCGGTGGCCATGGCAGCTCCAGAGGGAAGGAAAAGGAGAAAGACAGAGCGGCAGTAGAAAAGGGCATGTAGGTTTGCAACTGACCACTTGTTGCAGTCGAGGGAATGCAACATGATCCTAGTAGCAAAGCGAGGTATATAGATAGATGATGTTATGAGTTGTCCAATGAAATCGGATCCAACGGCAGCGGACGAGGCCGATGCGGGGTAGAGATCAGTCGTGTGATTTGAATCATTTCCCTGTTCTAACAATGATGTTGCATACTAGGAATCCACAGATCAAATGgatgttttgttggggaacgttgcataaaataaaaaatttcctacggtttcaccaagatccatctatgagttcatctagcaatgagtgatagTAGTGcttctacataccattgtagatcgcgagtggaagcgttcaagggaacggggttgagggagttgtACTCGTTGTGATCAATggaccgatgaccaagtgccgaacggacaacacctccgcgttcaacactcgtacgaagcggatgacgtctcctccttcttgatccagcaaggcggaaggagaggttgatgaagatccagtagcacgacggcgtggtggtggatgcagcagagttccggcagagcttcgccgagcttctgcgagagggagaggtgtagcaggggaaagggaggcgccaagacttcagggtgcggctgccctccccccctcctttatataggcccctagggggggcgccagccctagagatgggatctctagggggggcggcggccaaggggggtggagttccccccaaggcaagtggaggcgccccctcccctagggttcccaaccctaggcgcagaggggggcccagggggagcgcaccagcccaccaggggctggttcccctcccacttcagcccacggggccctccgggataggtggccccacccggtggaccctcgggaccctttcggtggtcccggtacaataccggtgacccccgaaactttcccggtggtcgaaactgcacttcctatatataattctttacctccggaccattccggaactcctcctaatgtccgggatctcatccgggactccgaacaactttcggtttgctgcatactaatattccatacaaccctagcgtcaccgaaccttaagtgtgtacaccctacgggttcgggaggcacgcagacatgaccaagatggctctccggtcaataaccaacagcgggatctggatacccatgttggctcccacatactcctcgatgatctcatcggatgaaccacgatgtcgaggattcaatca
Above is a window of Triticum aestivum cultivar Chinese Spring chromosome 6B, IWGSC CS RefSeq v2.1, whole genome shotgun sequence DNA encoding:
- the LOC123138549 gene encoding heat shock cognate 70 kDa protein-like; translation: MAAGAKGDGPAIGIDLGTTYSCVAVWRKSHNRVEVIANDQGNFTTPSCVAFTDAWRLIGDAAVNQAAMNPVNTIFDVKRLIGRHFSDALVQGDIKTSTWPFKVVSGPSDRPMIVVQYMDVEKQFKAEEISAMVLGKMREIAEAYLGTEVKNAVITVPVYFTDSQRQATIDASTIAGLNVMRIINEPSAAALAYGLGKMSPIDEVKTVLVFDLGGGTLDVSIVKVDRSADIEMDIFQVKATAGDTHLGGEDFNTHMVKHLVREFLKKYKKNDIRKNRTALRRLRTACEKAKRVLSYASQVTVEIDSLHDGIDFYGVITRTKFEELNMDLFSNCIVHVEKCLSDANMDKSMIDDILLVGGSSRIPKVQELLRDFFDGNELCTSINPDEAAAYGAAVKAALLNDEGFKEVRDVVLLEVTQLSLGVETEGGVMSVLIPKTTTIPVKKERVYTTCYDNQTQVLFQVYQGEGSETKDNILLGKFTLRGIPPAPRGQPKINVTFEIDADNILQVRATRT